The sequence GAACGCCCCCCACTTTCACGACTGTCGTCATGATGAAAGTCCCGCCGTGGGTTCGCAATTGAACATCAGATTCAAATTCTGCAGCGCCTGTCCTGCGGCGCCTTTGACCAGATTATCCAGCACCGAAACGATCACCGTATTCGCGCCTTTCGACGCGACCCCGATCGTGCACAGATTCGTCCGCGCGATCGCGTGCACGTTGGGCAGCTGTCCGGACGGCAATACCCGCACAAACGGTGATTTTGCATAAGTGTCAGCCAGAATGGAATGCGCCGATGCGCGATCAGCCATCCGCAGCGTCACGGTATTCAAAATCCCTCGCGTGATCGGAATCAGGTGCGGCGTGAACACGAAGCGGTCCAGCGTTCCGCCGCGCAGCTGCGAGATCATTTCCGGGGTGTGCCGGTGTTTCAGGACGCCGTAGGCGCTTATGTTTTCATTCACTTCACAAAAATGCGTTTCCGGCTTCGGCGCGCGGCCGGCGCCCGAAACGCCCGATTTTCCGTCGACCACAACCGTGCAGTCCGGATCGATCGCATTCGCATTGTAGAGCGGAATGAGCGGCAGTACCGCGGCCGTGGCATAGCATCCCGGGTTTGCCACCAGCTTTGCGCCGACAATCGATTCCGCCATGAACTCCGGCAACCCGTAGACGGCTTCTTTCAGCAGTTGCGGCGCCGTATGTTCGAATCCATACCACTCCGGATACTGCTTTGGATCCTTGAGCCGGAACGCCCCGCTCATATCGACAACCCGAAGTCCCGCATCCAGTAATTCCGGCACCAAATGCATCGACAATTCATGCTCCGTCGCCAGTACGACCGCGTCCGGTGAAAAACTACGCAGTTTTTCGACGCTGAATGCTTCAGCTCCCGATCTCTCGTCGGCTTTCGAAGCAAACCGCCCGGCAATCTCGAAAGCGGGGTGGGCGCCGAGCAGCCGGTCCAGTTCCTGGCCGGCATATCCGGTGACTCCGACGATCGCTATCCGGTGCCGTGCATATTTATTCATAAGGGTGAATATTTAACCATAAGTGACGCGCCAAACGGGAAACTATTTCTTC is a genomic window of Terriglobia bacterium containing:
- the argC gene encoding N-acetyl-gamma-glutamyl-phosphate reductase, producing the protein MNKYARHRIAIVGVTGYAGQELDRLLGAHPAFEIAGRFASKADERSGAEAFSVEKLRSFSPDAVVLATEHELSMHLVPELLDAGLRVVDMSGAFRLKDPKQYPEWYGFEHTAPQLLKEAVYGLPEFMAESIVGAKLVANPGCYATAAVLPLIPLYNANAIDPDCTVVVDGKSGVSGAGRAPKPETHFCEVNENISAYGVLKHRHTPEMISQLRGGTLDRFVFTPHLIPITRGILNTVTLRMADRASAHSILADTYAKSPFVRVLPSGQLPNVHAIARTNLCTIGVASKGANTVIVSVLDNLVKGAAGQALQNLNLMFNCEPTAGLSS